A single window of Neisseria chenwenguii DNA harbors:
- a CDS encoding acyltransferase, with amino-acid sequence MTDYTAHPSAIIDEGAKIGAGSRIWHFAHICGGAEIGQNCSFGQNVFVGNKVKIGDNCKIQNNVSVYDNVYLEEGVFCGPSMVFTNVYTPRSLIERKSEYRDTLVKKGATLGANCTIVCGTTIGRYAFIGAGAVVNKDVPDYALMVGVPARQIGWMSEYGEQLDLPVNGSGKAVCAHTGTVYTLSDGILDKEAV; translated from the coding sequence ATGACCGACTACACAGCCCACCCCTCCGCCATCATTGACGAAGGCGCCAAAATCGGCGCAGGCAGCCGCATCTGGCATTTCGCCCACATCTGCGGCGGCGCCGAAATCGGGCAAAACTGCTCGTTCGGCCAAAACGTCTTCGTCGGCAACAAAGTCAAAATCGGCGACAACTGCAAAATCCAAAACAACGTCTCCGTTTACGACAATGTTTACCTCGAAGAAGGCGTGTTCTGCGGACCCAGCATGGTATTCACCAACGTGTACACCCCCCGTTCGCTGATCGAACGCAAAAGCGAATACCGCGACACCCTCGTCAAAAAAGGCGCCACGCTCGGTGCCAACTGCACCATTGTCTGCGGCACTACCATCGGCCGCTACGCCTTTATCGGCGCCGGCGCCGTGGTCAACAAAGACGTCCCCGACTACGCCCTGATGGTCGGCGTTCCCGCCCGCCAAATCGGCTGGATGAGCGAATACGGCGAACAGCTCGACCTGCCCGTCAACGGCAGCGGCAAAGCCGTCTGCGCCCACACCGGCACGGTTTATACCCTTTCAGACGGCATCTTGGACAAAGAGGCCGTCTGA
- a CDS encoding DegT/DnrJ/EryC1/StrS family aminotransferase encodes MQFIDLAAQQARIKSEIDANIQKVLAHGQYILGPEVAELEGKLAEYCGAKYCISVANGTDALQIALMALGIGAGDEVIIPGFTYIATAETAALLGAKPVYIDVDEQTYNLDPAKLEAAITPNTKAIIPVSLYGQCADFDAINEISARHGLPVIEDAAQSFGATYKGRKSGNLSTISCTSFFPSKPLGCYGDGGAIFTNDETLATVIRQIARHGQDRRYHHIRVGVNSRLDTLQAAILLPKLAILEEEMQLRQQVAAWYAEALAAAGIAAPHIEAHNRSAFAQYTVRIKNRDAVQTALKAAGIPTAVHYPIPLNKQPAVASDAVLPVGDKVAEEVMSLPFFPYMTQEQVKQVVDALKAAV; translated from the coding sequence ATGCAGTTTATCGACCTCGCCGCCCAACAGGCGCGCATCAAATCGGAAATCGACGCCAACATCCAAAAAGTTCTCGCCCACGGCCAATACATCTTGGGCCCCGAAGTTGCCGAACTCGAAGGCAAACTTGCCGAATACTGCGGCGCCAAATACTGCATCAGCGTCGCCAACGGTACCGACGCCCTGCAAATCGCCCTGATGGCGCTGGGCATCGGCGCGGGCGACGAAGTCATCATCCCCGGTTTCACCTACATCGCCACCGCCGAAACCGCCGCCCTGCTCGGCGCCAAACCCGTTTACATCGACGTTGACGAACAAACCTACAACCTCGACCCCGCCAAACTCGAAGCCGCAATTACCCCGAACACCAAAGCCATCATTCCCGTTTCGCTCTACGGCCAATGTGCCGACTTCGACGCCATCAACGAAATTTCCGCCAGACACGGCCTGCCCGTCATCGAAGACGCTGCACAAAGTTTCGGCGCCACCTACAAAGGCCGCAAATCCGGCAACCTTTCCACTATTTCCTGCACCAGTTTCTTCCCCAGCAAACCGCTGGGTTGCTACGGCGACGGCGGCGCGATTTTCACCAACGACGAAACGCTGGCCACGGTCATCCGCCAAATCGCCCGCCATGGACAAGACCGTCGCTACCACCACATCCGCGTCGGCGTAAACAGCCGTCTCGACACGCTGCAAGCCGCGATTCTGCTGCCCAAACTGGCCATTCTCGAAGAAGAAATGCAACTGCGCCAACAAGTCGCCGCATGGTACGCCGAAGCCCTCGCCGCCGCCGGCATCGCCGCGCCGCATATCGAGGCGCACAACCGCAGCGCGTTCGCCCAATACACCGTGCGCATCAAAAACCGCGACGCCGTTCAGACGGCCTTGAAAGCCGCCGGCATCCCGACCGCCGTCCACTACCCGATTCCGCTCAACAAACAGCCCGCCGTCGCCAGCGACGCCGTTTTGCCTGTCGGCGACAAAGTAGCCGAAGAAGTGATGAGCCTGCCGTTTTTCCCGTATATGACGCAGGAACAGGTCAAGCAGGTTGTGGACGCGTTGAAAGCGGCGGTTTGA
- a CDS encoding lipopolysaccharide biosynthesis protein → MNTKKLLGYALGPLGSAAVSAVSLPLISWYFPADDIGRIVLLQTVAGLVLIFAGLGLDQAYIREYHGSADRAGLFKSIFAVPLVLVAGLCILLALNLSWPSEKLFELPDAGLGVLCLLFFASSLICRYLSVILRMEERPFAFSFSQFTPKVLILLVVAVYFLTGSPNDTFRLVLAYTAAQLVTLAVLAFQTKGALKEAAAARFSGRTLKTALDYGFPLALGGLAYWGFASIDRFVLKQQSSLGELGVYSMAVSFGAIALIFQSIFSTIWAPMVFKWIEDNTNLDKIGGIAAVMTDMVAAILCAAGIFSPLVPLLLPEKYDPVQFILLSSILFPLLYTLTEVSGIGINVRRKTWLITLISLAAFGCNWFLLNWLVPLFGARGAAMATAASFWIFFLLKTEVSIRIWQPLPRGKLYGATAACLAVSLAYTHWGSTQNHPLFCALWLAVLVWLFRQHRNSLQKAVAAVKGRLKK, encoded by the coding sequence ATGAACACGAAAAAACTTCTCGGTTACGCCTTAGGCCCTTTGGGCAGCGCTGCGGTCAGCGCGGTTTCGCTACCGTTAATCTCTTGGTATTTCCCGGCCGACGACATCGGGCGTATTGTTCTGCTGCAAACGGTGGCGGGGCTGGTTTTGATTTTTGCGGGGTTGGGACTGGATCAGGCGTATATCCGCGAGTATCACGGCTCGGCCGACCGCGCGGGGCTGTTTAAAAGTATTTTTGCCGTGCCGCTGGTTTTGGTGGCGGGTTTGTGTATCTTGCTGGCGTTAAACCTGTCTTGGCCGTCTGAAAAACTGTTCGAGCTGCCCGATGCGGGCTTGGGCGTGTTGTGCCTGCTGTTTTTTGCCTCGTCGCTGATTTGCCGTTATCTGTCGGTGATTTTGAGGATGGAAGAACGCCCGTTTGCGTTTTCGTTCAGCCAGTTTACGCCTAAGGTTTTGATTTTGTTGGTAGTGGCGGTATATTTTCTGACCGGTTCGCCCAACGATACGTTCCGTTTGGTGTTGGCCTACACGGCGGCGCAGCTTGTGACTTTGGCGGTTTTGGCGTTCCAAACCAAAGGCGCGCTGAAGGAAGCGGCAGCAGCGCGTTTCAGCGGCCGAACGCTGAAAACCGCGCTGGATTACGGCTTTCCGCTGGCGCTGGGCGGTTTGGCCTATTGGGGTTTTGCCTCGATCGACCGTTTTGTTTTGAAACAGCAAAGCAGCCTCGGCGAGCTGGGCGTATATTCGATGGCGGTCAGCTTTGGCGCGATTGCTTTGATTTTTCAAAGTATTTTTTCAACCATTTGGGCGCCGATGGTGTTCAAATGGATTGAGGACAACACCAACCTCGACAAAATCGGCGGCATTGCCGCTGTAATGACGGATATGGTGGCGGCGATTTTGTGCGCGGCGGGGATTTTCTCTCCGCTGGTGCCGCTGCTGTTGCCGGAAAAATACGATCCCGTGCAGTTTATCCTGCTCTCCAGCATTCTGTTTCCGCTGCTTTATACGCTGACGGAAGTAAGCGGCATCGGCATCAACGTGCGCCGAAAAACCTGGCTGATTACGCTGATTTCGCTGGCGGCGTTCGGCTGCAACTGGTTTCTGCTCAATTGGCTCGTGCCGCTTTTCGGCGCGCGCGGGGCGGCGATGGCGACGGCGGCTTCGTTCTGGATTTTTTTCCTTTTGAAAACCGAAGTTTCCATCCGCATCTGGCAGCCGCTGCCGCGCGGCAAACTCTACGGCGCAACCGCCGCCTGCCTCGCCGTAAGCCTGGCGTACACACATTGGGGCTCGACGCAAAACCATCCGCTCTTCTGCGCGCTGTGGCTGGCAGTATTGGTTTGGCTGTTTAGGCAGCACCGAAACAGTTTGCAAAAAGCCGTTGCGGCGGTAAAAGGCCGTCTGAAAAAATAA
- a CDS encoding glycosyltransferase, whose product MHVLVIPSWYPATPDDVDGIFFRQQAQALQRSGLKVGVVAPIFRSMRGKPASILTGGYGVRSYVEADIPTYVYKSMYFFPRMPRDRGRWVKAGKKLFDRYVAEQGRPDVIHVHCVSHAGILAQQIFEETGIPYVITEHSSTYARKLVHDWQWGKMRTAVEKSGRRFAVSRTFCTLLEEIFAGSDWEYLPNILSAPFAAPVDLASFEKDEDFTFCSVAHLRRNKGYDILLPAFALALKKYPQLKLKIGGGGEADGELRKLAAELGLNASVTFLGALTNTEVLDLMRKSHAFVLASRYETFGVVYIEAVSQGLPVVATRCGGPETTVTPENGLLVPSENVEALADALIEIYENRSRYRAEDLRAGALAEYGESSVVARLTEAFESLVSQKQQNLIGNELP is encoded by the coding sequence ATGCACGTTTTAGTTATCCCCTCTTGGTATCCCGCTACGCCCGACGATGTGGACGGCATTTTCTTCCGCCAGCAGGCGCAGGCTTTGCAGCGCTCGGGGCTGAAGGTTGGCGTGGTCGCGCCGATTTTCCGTTCGATGCGCGGCAAACCCGCGTCGATTCTCACCGGCGGCTACGGCGTGCGCAGCTATGTGGAAGCGGACATTCCGACTTATGTGTATAAAAGTATGTATTTTTTTCCGCGTATGCCGCGCGACCGCGGGCGCTGGGTCAAAGCGGGGAAAAAGCTGTTTGACCGCTATGTCGCCGAACAGGGGCGGCCGGATGTGATTCATGTCCATTGCGTGAGCCACGCGGGCATTTTGGCGCAGCAGATTTTTGAGGAGACGGGTATTCCGTATGTGATTACCGAACACAGCTCGACTTACGCGCGCAAATTGGTGCACGACTGGCAATGGGGCAAAATGCGCACGGCTGTGGAAAAAAGCGGCAGGCGTTTTGCCGTCAGCCGCACGTTTTGCACGCTCTTGGAAGAAATTTTCGCGGGGTCGGACTGGGAATACCTGCCCAACATCCTCTCCGCGCCGTTTGCCGCGCCCGTGGATTTGGCGTCGTTTGAAAAAGACGAAGATTTTACGTTCTGCTCGGTCGCGCATTTGCGCCGCAACAAGGGCTACGACATTCTGTTGCCCGCTTTTGCGCTGGCGCTGAAAAAATACCCGCAGCTCAAGCTGAAAATCGGCGGCGGCGGCGAGGCGGACGGCGAATTGCGCAAACTGGCGGCCGAACTGGGTTTGAACGCTTCGGTCACATTCTTGGGCGCGCTGACCAATACCGAAGTTTTGGATTTGATGCGCAAGAGCCATGCGTTTGTGTTGGCGAGCCGTTATGAGACCTTCGGCGTGGTCTATATCGAGGCCGTGTCGCAAGGCTTGCCGGTGGTCGCCACCCGCTGCGGCGGACCGGAAACCACAGTAACGCCCGAAAACGGCTTGCTGGTGCCGTCTGAAAACGTCGAAGCGCTGGCCGATGCGCTGATTGAAATTTATGAAAACCGCAGCCGCTACCGCGCAGAAGATTTGCGCGCGGGTGCGTTGGCGGAATACGGCGAAAGCAGCGTGGTGGCGCGGCTGACCGAAGCCTTCGAATCCCTTGTTTCACAAAAACAACAAAACCTTATCGGAAACGAATTACCGTGA
- a CDS encoding O-antigen ligase family protein: MKIKTLSVYTLMLYGMLVAYMLGPAVSYKTGLPRIDNPLALLFIIMSVGIFFLENKRFPRKFAMPFTALTLMGGWASLHFAISKLTGTTFMDLVSFVIIPCFFYILYLAVSRHEDSLGFIRRLIALFAAFIVFPALAELLTGIQFVTADEVLSIESGTIKGLFFNPNNLATTAVCLAPAVLFFFNQESERPRDTLLGWLIYLALGVVILISVSRTAIGCYFLLTALYLIYRGNNPITLALMLGAFFAVTAVPEYMVRDFLLSLNSNEFLERFSSRVYLFLFDLGSDNSVSTRQEIYNYFWHNPPLLLEGFGPKNFRQYFGGHIGSSLGFENPHSFPIELYLGFGIVSMLAFAAYVLFYGTIALGSGRTVSSRAKMAALCAMLVFLIGGFIPSSILRLPFVWLPCFLICLYLISGGNRRKAVSL, from the coding sequence GTGAAAATCAAAACCTTATCTGTTTACACACTCATGCTCTACGGCATGCTGGTTGCCTATATGTTGGGGCCGGCGGTTTCCTACAAAACGGGGCTGCCGCGTATCGACAACCCGCTGGCTTTGCTGTTCATCATCATGAGCGTCGGCATTTTTTTCTTGGAAAACAAACGGTTTCCAAGAAAATTCGCCATGCCGTTTACCGCGCTGACGCTGATGGGCGGCTGGGCATCGCTGCATTTTGCGATTTCGAAGCTGACGGGCACGACGTTTATGGACTTGGTGTCGTTCGTCATCATTCCGTGTTTTTTCTACATTCTGTATCTGGCCGTTTCGCGGCATGAAGACAGCTTGGGCTTTATCCGCCGCCTGATCGCGCTGTTTGCCGCGTTTATCGTCTTTCCCGCGCTGGCCGAGCTGCTGACGGGAATTCAGTTTGTAACCGCCGATGAAGTGCTTTCGATTGAATCGGGCACGATCAAAGGCTTGTTTTTCAACCCGAACAATCTTGCCACCACCGCCGTCTGCCTCGCACCCGCGGTATTGTTTTTCTTCAATCAGGAATCGGAACGCCCCCGCGACACGCTGTTGGGCTGGCTGATTTATCTGGCGTTGGGCGTCGTCATCCTCATCAGCGTCTCGCGCACGGCCATCGGCTGCTATTTCCTGCTGACCGCACTTTACCTGATTTACCGCGGCAACAATCCGATTACGCTGGCACTGATGCTGGGCGCGTTTTTTGCCGTAACCGCCGTTCCCGAATACATGGTGCGCGACTTTCTGCTCTCGCTCAACAGCAACGAATTTTTGGAACGCTTCTCCTCGCGCGTTTACCTGTTTCTGTTTGATTTGGGCAGCGACAATTCCGTTTCGACCCGTCAGGAAATCTACAACTATTTCTGGCACAACCCGCCCCTGCTGCTCGAGGGTTTCGGCCCGAAAAATTTCCGCCAGTATTTCGGCGGCCATATCGGCAGCAGCTTGGGTTTTGAAAACCCGCACAGCTTCCCTATCGAACTTTATCTGGGCTTCGGCATCGTGTCGATGCTGGCTTTTGCGGCTTACGTTTTGTTTTACGGCACCATCGCACTGGGCAGCGGGCGCACCGTTTCCTCACGCGCGAAAATGGCGGCTTTGTGCGCCATGCTGGTGTTTTTAATCGGCGGGTTCATTCCGTCGTCCATCCTGCGGCTGCCGTTTGTGTGGCTGCCCTGTTTCCTTATCTGCCTCTATCTGATTAGCGGCGGCAACCGAAGAAAGGCAGTTTCCCTATGA
- a CDS encoding glycosyltransferase, with product MKIMLATSMSGLGGTENASLRLGKLLAAHGHEVHLASSDGPLIPEAEAAGIKWHNIDFYQGAAGYLKGTAAFFKLLKAERPDIVHCQMARIVPACATMAKIASPKTKVFYHARGLDPETYPRIAKIFDKLGVYIIANCKHEREKIIRHGFPAARIAYTYNALPDAPETAEKPARDTVMLGTLSRLNATRNVADSIRVCKRLLDKGLDVKMQIGGIGEETDALKALVLDSELAGKVKFLGAVRDLNAFFADTDILLNNLNLVGDHGAGVGNNILEAGLYRTAVVSYDAAGISEMVEHGETGFCTPVNDLDTFTGAVETLVRDAALRRRFGDALHGRVTRLCSDEEIYRTTLAAYEL from the coding sequence ATGAAAATCATGTTGGCAACTTCCATGAGCGGCTTGGGCGGCACCGAAAACGCCTCCCTGCGCTTGGGCAAACTTTTGGCCGCGCACGGCCACGAAGTCCACCTCGCCTCTTCAGACGGCCCTTTGATTCCCGAAGCCGAAGCGGCGGGCATCAAATGGCACAACATCGATTTTTATCAGGGCGCGGCAGGCTATCTCAAAGGCACGGCGGCGTTTTTCAAACTGCTCAAAGCGGAGCGGCCCGACATCGTCCACTGCCAGATGGCGCGGATTGTGCCCGCCTGCGCGACAATGGCGAAAATCGCCTCGCCGAAAACCAAAGTGTTTTACCACGCCCGCGGCCTCGACCCCGAAACCTATCCGCGCATCGCTAAAATTTTCGACAAGCTCGGCGTCTATATCATCGCCAACTGCAAACACGAACGCGAAAAAATCATCCGCCACGGCTTTCCTGCCGCGCGCATCGCCTACACCTACAACGCCCTGCCCGACGCGCCCGAAACGGCTGAAAAACCCGCGCGCGACACCGTCATGCTCGGCACGCTCTCGCGCCTGAACGCCACCCGCAACGTCGCCGACAGCATCCGCGTGTGCAAACGCCTGCTGGATAAGGGTTTGGACGTCAAAATGCAGATCGGCGGCATCGGCGAAGAAACCGACGCACTCAAAGCATTGGTTTTGGATTCGGAGCTGGCGGGCAAAGTGAAATTCCTCGGCGCGGTGCGCGATTTGAACGCCTTTTTCGCCGACACCGACATTCTGCTCAACAACCTGAATCTGGTCGGCGACCACGGCGCAGGCGTAGGTAACAACATCCTCGAAGCCGGCCTCTACCGCACCGCCGTCGTCAGCTACGACGCCGCCGGCATTTCCGAAATGGTGGAACACGGCGAAACGGGGTTCTGCACGCCCGTCAACGATTTGGACACCTTTACCGGCGCGGTCGAAACGCTGGTACGAGACGCCGCTTTGCGCCGCCGTTTCGGCGATGCGCTGCACGGGCGCGTTACCCGCCTCTGTTCCGACGAAGAAATCTACCGCACCACGCTTGCCGCATACGAACTCTGA
- a CDS encoding glycosyltransferase gives MKITIVAPYCSLPSEPHFNRFWHLAELLSQSHDVLLITSNFKHYDKSFRRPEDAEAASQGRLKVMLLNESGYRKNVSLDRVKSHHVFVKEFGQWLERRQPGSQDVVFSAYPLIATNILLGKHKARLGYKLIIDVQDVWPESFSSVMPFLKKIPHNLLPFASRANQAYRYADGLVAVSQTYLDRAKEANPNVPSEVVYIGADFPKLDAAPAKDFGNDKTRFFYLGTLSYSYDVETVCKGVRQLLDAGENVELHIMGGGPELEKLKQYANDAIKFYGYIPYSEMMSVAKGCDIAVNPIHSYAMQSITNKLSDYMALQKPILNSQVNDEVAEVLTLLPHADYTSGNVGSFLRAAKEILRRKDDPVQSEEIIRRFKRDVAYQKIVALIEKLGAK, from the coding sequence ATGAAGATTACCATTGTCGCCCCCTATTGCTCGCTGCCCTCCGAGCCGCATTTCAACCGCTTTTGGCATCTGGCCGAGCTGTTGTCGCAATCGCACGACGTTCTGCTGATTACCAGCAATTTCAAACACTACGACAAATCTTTCAGACGGCCTGAAGACGCCGAAGCCGCCTCGCAAGGCCGTCTGAAAGTCATGCTGTTGAACGAAAGCGGTTATCGGAAAAACGTCTCGCTAGACCGCGTGAAAAGCCATCATGTTTTCGTGAAAGAGTTCGGGCAATGGCTGGAACGCCGGCAGCCGGGCAGCCAAGACGTGGTGTTTTCCGCCTACCCGCTGATTGCCACCAACATTCTTTTGGGCAAACACAAAGCCCGTTTGGGCTACAAACTGATTATCGACGTGCAGGACGTTTGGCCGGAATCGTTTTCGTCGGTCATGCCGTTTTTGAAAAAAATTCCGCACAATCTGCTGCCGTTTGCCTCAAGGGCCAACCAAGCCTACCGCTACGCCGACGGTTTGGTCGCCGTGTCGCAAACCTATCTTGACCGCGCCAAAGAAGCCAATCCCAACGTACCTAGCGAAGTCGTGTATATCGGCGCTGATTTCCCTAAACTCGACGCCGCGCCCGCCAAAGATTTCGGCAACGACAAAACCCGTTTCTTTTATCTGGGCACGCTCAGTTACAGCTACGACGTCGAAACCGTCTGCAAAGGCGTCCGGCAGCTTCTCGACGCCGGCGAAAACGTCGAGCTGCACATCATGGGCGGCGGCCCTGAGCTGGAAAAACTCAAACAATACGCCAATGACGCCATTAAGTTTTACGGCTATATCCCCTATTCGGAAATGATGTCGGTGGCCAAAGGCTGCGATATTGCCGTCAACCCGATTCATTCCTACGCCATGCAGTCAATTACCAACAAACTCTCCGACTACATGGCGCTGCAAAAACCGATACTCAACAGCCAGGTCAACGACGAAGTGGCCGAAGTGCTGACCCTGCTGCCGCACGCCGACTACACCTCCGGCAATGTCGGCAGCTTCCTGCGCGCCGCCAAAGAAATCCTGCGCCGCAAAGACGACCCCGTCCAATCGGAAGAGATTATCCGCCGCTTCAAGCGCGACGTGGCGTATCAGAAAATCGTTGCCTTAATTGAGAAACTGGGAGCAAAATAA
- a CDS encoding glycosyltransferase has translation MKIVLSTSMAGFGGTENASLRLGNLLKSRGHDVILASSDGPLMAEAKAAGIRWYPIDFYGGGKAGYLKTIFACAKMLRQEKPDLIHCQMARIVPGCVAAVRLASPQTKVFYHARGLEAETYPKIAKLFGRLGVYTIANCKHERDKLIRHGFPAERITYTYNALPKADFVPEKTDKDYVMLGTLSRLDRIRAVHIMLNIFRNLIDRGLNVRLTVAGDGEEMANLRQQAQDLGIADKVTFLGAIRDLAAYFKEVDILVNTPDCIGDRCAGVGNNVLEAGLYHTPAVSYNMSGTDEMVISGKTGYCINMHDKKAFIEAVEILVADKALRRQMGDALYEHVTMLCSDDEIYRTTMEAYAMAVPSEKIKS, from the coding sequence ATGAAAATTGTTTTATCAACTTCGATGGCCGGCTTCGGCGGCACGGAAAACGCCTCTTTGCGGCTGGGAAACTTATTGAAAAGCAGAGGCCACGATGTCATTCTGGCTTCTTCAGACGGCCCGTTGATGGCCGAAGCCAAAGCAGCGGGCATCCGCTGGTATCCGATAGACTTTTACGGCGGCGGCAAGGCGGGTTATTTAAAAACCATTTTTGCCTGCGCAAAAATGCTGCGGCAGGAAAAGCCCGACCTGATTCACTGCCAGATGGCGCGGATTGTGCCGGGTTGCGTGGCGGCGGTCAGGCTCGCCTCACCGCAAACCAAAGTGTTTTACCACGCGCGCGGGCTGGAGGCGGAGACCTATCCGAAAATCGCCAAACTGTTCGGCCGGCTCGGCGTTTACACCATCGCCAACTGCAAACATGAGCGCGACAAGCTCATCCGCCACGGATTCCCTGCCGAGCGCATTACCTACACCTACAACGCCCTGCCCAAAGCGGATTTCGTGCCCGAAAAAACCGACAAAGATTATGTGATGCTGGGCACGCTCTCGCGCCTCGACCGCATCCGCGCGGTGCACATCATGCTGAATATTTTCCGCAACTTAATCGACCGCGGCTTAAACGTGCGCCTGACCGTCGCGGGCGACGGCGAAGAAATGGCCAACCTCAGGCAACAGGCGCAGGATTTGGGCATTGCCGACAAAGTGACCTTTCTCGGCGCCATCCGCGACTTGGCGGCATATTTCAAAGAAGTCGATATTTTGGTGAACACGCCCGACTGCATCGGCGACCGCTGCGCAGGCGTGGGCAACAATGTTTTGGAAGCCGGCCTCTACCACACCCCCGCCGTTTCCTACAACATGAGCGGCACGGACGAAATGGTCATCAGCGGCAAAACCGGCTACTGCATTAATATGCACGACAAAAAAGCCTTCATCGAAGCGGTGGAAATTTTGGTGGCCGACAAAGCATTGCGCCGCCAAATGGGCGACGCGCTCTACGAACACGTTACCATGCTGTGTTCCGACGACGAAATTT